aattcaccttaaattggataaaattaaaagaaacataatttcatgctTTTAAGGActgaattaaataaaaataccTATTTTATAtgcttataaatataaaaattaatcatttaggcttttgtaagtcatttctaagtttttttctgaaaattaatttttttttaagaaaaatcagAAGTAAGTTATACTCTTTAATAAGATTTAAAAACAATATAATCCAATCAAAAATTAATGTAGCTCGGGCCTCtaaattttttttccttaaagTTTAAAGAGACCTTATCATATACAAATCTACTTACcttaaattagttaaaattaaaaataacaaaaaattatgtttttaaaggatgaatttttttataatttagaaatttttgaAAAATGGGATATGAGTTATACAATTTTCGAGTTAGAATCATAAAAACAATGTAACTAAAGTTCTTTAATTATTTTCCTTAAAACagtgaaaaattattttattaaaaaatatataactctATTTTTAAATAAAAGTACAACTCaagtttttaaattattttcctcAAAAGTTCAAAAATCATTCAAGTGACTTTTAGCTCAAATTGGTTGTAAATTTTATCTCAAATTGGCGAAActatgaaactataaataaaatttacctatttatatggttaaaaatagaaaaaataaatgatCATTTATATctttctaagtatttttttaagttttaaaaaaattaaaaaaaaaggttgGAGTTGAGTTGTAGTATTTTTGAATAAGGTTACGACGATATAACATATTCAAAAATAATGTaactcaagtgaaaaaatatatatatatatatctcaaaactccaaaagaaaatattttaagatAAATCCAAATTTTAAGCCCACAAAAAATAACGAAAAAGACAACTCAAAGTTGTCTACGGCCAGCGTTTTGTGTTTCTTCCGTGCCAGTCTCAAACACTGTGTTGGAAAATATAATCGGAGAATAATTCATATTTTCTTTTGAATATGTGAAATGGGTCtcgaaattaaaagaaaaaaccaaTGAAATAAAATGCATAGGGCCTTTAAATGACATCTTCCATTGTGTTCGTGCATGTTACTCGTGTTTGTTGTCCTTATTCCAATCGATATCAAAGAAATCAAGCTTATAGGAAATTGCCATTGTTTAGGCTGATCGATGCAGTCAACGTAGAATAGTCAATCAATCCTAAGAGATGGTCGGTCCAAACTCACGTGGTTCGAAGGACCAAAGAATTCTTCGGACTGAATCgtgtgatgaagaagaagaagaagaagaagaagaagaagaagggagagaaGGGCACAAACCCGTCTTCCTTCATGCTTCCTTTTTCTCCCATAGCCATTGCCATCAGTTTGGGCACTTAGTTTTCTGTCATAAGCGGcttattatataattaatatagaATTTAAGGATCAATATGTACGGAATTATCTATTATGAGAGGAGGACCTTTGTGATGGCTGAGAGTGAGTTGGGTGGTCTTGAAATCCCATaggataataaaaaatcaaaagaatatgcaaatattaataataaaaaatattataaaatcagatttaaaatgttttgaaaatatttgTCATCATGTGAGATTATAAGATCCTTAAATTATTATCACTCAAGCATAATTAATATTCTCTAGCATAAACTTCAAAGAATttacataattatttttatactttTTAGAAATCTTATAGAGCACCCTCTATATACTCTAGAGAGAAATTAAAGAGTATTCGAAATATTTCTTACaacttattttttttcttgtcaaaatctaaaaatacataagatattttataaaattctcatatcaaaatataaaaaaatagagctacataagatatttatagaaaaattaaattctaatttttagtattttattctGAAGACTTTTTATTTATTAGGATTCCTTGTCCTCTGATATGGGTTCTAAAAAATGTTTTTACTTGAAACTCACCCTTATCAAATATCTTATTATTGGATCTTCTTGACTCTTGTACCACTTTCTTGGGAAGAAAgagaataattaaaaattaacaaaatattcaaagattaacgataaaaaaaaatactaaaaagtTAATACAATATTTATATTTAACTTGATTCGACAACTCTCACCTATATCACAAGAGTTTTGAGTTATTCCTACTCAAGCATAATTTTCTTGTATATCCTCTCGGATTAGAAGAACTTATACATTTGCTCTCATTCTCTCTATAATTCTTAGGATACTATAGAAAGAAACCAAGTATCTCATATTTTATTCATTTTccatcaaaatctaaaaatatataaaatatttataaaaaaaaatcctaactTTTAGGACTCTTTCTCATACTAATAGTCTTTATGCTTTTATTAAATTGactctaaaaattttaaaatacttaGTGAATTCCATCAGCCATCCTTATGTTTCTATTATATAAAAAACTTTAATAccaaaatctaaaatcaaataatgataaatatgttaggatcagagcggcactaagagaggggggtgaattaatgcagcggattaaaacgttggttttgacaaatctttcgtacgataaaaatcgaactcggaagtgcttaacttgaaagcgtattcgtatagttgtgcagtaaaggtaatgaggaaataaagcacgtaagaaagtttgcagtaatgttaatagcaataatgaaatgcaaaccagagatcacgtcgattttaaagtggttcggtcaaatgacctacatccacttgcgaggccctcttcgatgaggctcccaccttctactagcaaatctcttgaaagggaagagcAAATACCCCTCTAAaaatcttttacaagtggttcacactcttacaaattttcagcaagaaaaaaggaggtgaacactctagtaaattaaaaataaggcttgctaaaacttttctaagacctttctctcaatcaattgcttctcaaaaagttgtaatctcagctgagatttgagaggtatttataggcctcaagaggattcaaatttgggctccaaaatttgaattctctttggttcccgatgctgacagtgccaccgcctgtcaatgtctgacactgacagtggactgacggtgccaccgcccagctctagggtgctgggcgatgccaccgccagacccttcggttcactagttgagCTTTAATTTCAGCTCAAACCAAGTCaaattttaggcccagttggcccctaaccaggatataggattatcttttaatcctaatcctaattacatgtgaactacataactaaaaacatcccaagcaagttttcaaccgcgaacgtcgagtcttgttccgacgagctttccgacgatcttcttccgatagactcccagcaagctcccgatcttgtgatgacttcaacgagtagccgagccttctcggtgatctccgcgaacctccgacgatctcttcggcgaacttccgaaaattccgacaggttcccgatttcttttcggttggttccggcagcatctccgacgattcttcggactctcaaacgtctatcgaacttgactccggtattcttgctttatgttttctgattatcgtagttaatcctgcacacttaactcaataatatggattagatcaatcaactcatcaattgattttatcatcaaaatctaagattcaacaaaatataaatttatgatgCCTACCTTCGATATTATTTAGaaaatttttatatgatttgCGAGCGTACCGTCATCGAGTCCGAAAGTTATAGTGATATAGACTTACAATAAAAACTAAACTtgtcttcttttctctttctatcaTTCATAGTATTACTAAGAGCGATTGACTAGAAAAGAGATGAGAGAATATCTATAATTTATCATTGATTGATTTAACGTGACCATGGAGAGATGAGAGAAAAAAGATCTATAATATCTCAATAATGTCATATATCCTAGTCTCCTTATTGGTGTATGCATGTATTTACACATTATATGTTTAGTCCTGAGGAGATTTTCTCTATTTATAAGTGAGACCATTGGGTataagataagtaattaggaggatctcttccatcaagatcattttctaacgaattttatcatgattatttttttattaattgataactataatcaaaataaaattatattcataatatatattaTCTAATTATATAACACCATATAATCTAGCAAAGGTGTATATATACATTGCTGAAATAGAGAATCAGAAAGACCGAGCTGAGCTGAGATGAGATAAAGTGGACTGTCGTCCGAGGGATGGGACTGGAAGAGATTACTAAACCAAAGCAAAGCATATAGAAGTGGTCGGTCTCTCTCCCTATGAAGGTTAAACTAAAAGAAAGTATTTGCTGAGAGGGGATTTCAGCGTCACTTTACGTGGAACATTCAGCTGACATCACAACTATCTTTAACTgttctctcttctttttgacgTGTGAGAGTGACCAAATACTCAAATCTCCCCTTACGAACTTGGTCTAGTAGGAACTGATCATTTCTCAACTTGTGATCCACTTTTGCTGTAAATTGCCCAAGAAGAACCATGCATCTCAGATGCAAATTTGAGTGCATGCTTGCTTGCTCACCAGTTGCATTGTCTCTCCAACAACCCTTTTAATTCATCTGAAGAACCTTCATTTATGCTTGATCAAGCTTACAACCATGAAAGTGAAACCATGCAAACCAAGACGAAGCATTTGATGTAGTCTTGGGAGCTTGAGAGTTGAGAAGCTTGACGAGCAACCTTTGGCTTGCACACATCGTTGTCTAATATACATCTCCCGTCACCCTTTCACGTTGTCATGGCAAGCTCGTGAACTTTTCTTGCTGCTTTTGGACGCCGGCCACCATTGCGAGGTTGGCACTCAAAGGTCCGATCCCAACATCGCCAGCAGCAGTACTGCTATTCGTTTGCTTTATCCTTCTCACCATTCTTAAATTCAATATAAGTTATGGTGGAAACACATTTGCATGTGTATAAGTATGTGTGTGTGAATGTGACATGAATTCGTCAAAGATGGAAAATTCCATGCACATGTCGACTGCGTACTTTACATGGAGTGCTGACTAGATATGGACGACTGGAGCCCACCGCAAATCCAACGATGACGCGACACGTGCCAGAGACAGCCTTGAGGCAGCAAAGACAAGAAGAGAAGCTTGCGATCTTTGTAGCCATGGATGCAAAGTCctcaaagaaaagaagagaaaagaaaaggaaaagaaaaagatggcCAAGAGCTTCTCAACGACGACGATATCCCATCAATCCATTCCCCGAAAgatcataaagaaaaggaaaacaactCCTCAAATGGCAGTATAAAACCCTGAACATGGACTGCTTCctttcccctcctcctcctctcctcctcctccctctctctctctctctctctcttgctcaaGAGAAGGCAGGTCTTGTTCTCAGATTGGCAGGAAATGGCACCAGTCACGTTGCCTCCAGGCTTCCGGTTTCATCCCACCGACGAAGAGCTCGTCGGATATTATCTCAAGAGGAAGATCAATGGGCATAATCTTGAGCTGGAAATCATCCCTGAGGTTGATCTCTACAAGTGCGAGCCATGGGAGTTACCAGGTTCCCTTCTCTTCCCGTCTCAAACCTTGTTCTGCCATTCTGTGGACTTGCTTTCAACAGTCGTTGGCCAGTTCATGATCTTGCATGGTTGGCTATTCCTACACATACGTACCTCATGCAGCACTTTTAATTTGATTCCTTCATTACTTGCTCGATAGATAGTTGCTCTCAATCACTGTCGTTAAGTATATTGAGTCAATCAATCGAGTAGGGAATTGATGAGGATCTCTTCGAAGGTAAAGAGGAACATTATTTCTCCAAAGCAAGTCCAAACTTTCATCACTTTGATCACAAAATTTTCATTCTTTTAAACCTAAAGCTGAAAGCGATCTTGAACTCTGTCCCATCACAAGAAGAATAAGATCTCCCACTCTATATATCCTCCATCCCCACCCCACCGGGGTTGTTTCCCCGATCACCTTTAACTGGACCCTGCACACCTTGATTTAAATTTCGTTTCTTGGTGACGCACCATGCTGCAGTGCGTGAACAGTGAAGATATACGAGAGAAAAGGACAGACAGAGTTGGACCCAAGTCAAAAAGTGGGAAGAAAAGTTGCAGAATCCAAGAAATGATGTCCCATGGATAGGGTCCCTTTGTTGGTGGGGAATTGCCTTGGGTCTGATGAGGAATATATATCTAGGTTTCGGTGATGATGATGTCCTTAAAGTGCCTTGTATGCCAATCATGATTTGGCAATAATCTAGAATAATGGATCATGCATGGTTCCTTGTGGCTTTCTCCAGAGAAGTCCTTCTTGCCGAGCAAAGACCTGGAATGGTACTACTTCAGCCCCCGAGATCGGAAGTACCCCAACGGATCGAGGACGAACCGAGCAACTCAATCTGGTTACTGGAAGGCCACAGGGAAGGACCGAAGAGTGAGCTCCCAAAGGCGAGCTGTGGGCATGAAGAAGACGCTCGTTTACTACAGAGGGCGAGCGCCGCATGGCTCTCGTACGGATTGGGTCATGCACGAGTACCGCCTCGATGAGAATGAGTGTGAGACGACGGCCTCCGGCTTACAGGTACCAAAACCCTCCAtcatcccccccccctctctctctctctctcgtttcctgctcattgtttaacggattcatGGATGAAAGATGCAGGATTCTTATGCTCTATGTCGCGTGTTTAAGAAGAGTGCACCAGGCCCTAAGATCTTAGAGCATTATGGTTCATCTTGTAAAGGATCAACTGAGCTTTCACCAACAGTTAATGGGAATTGCCATCCTTTTCCACCTGAGATTTGCTCTTCCAAGATGGTTCAAGGATCCTCACCTAATGTAAGTGCTTCTGCAGATGTCAAGTGGATGCAGTATCTGTCACCAGAAGCATTCACCGATACTCCTCCGTTTTTTGATCCAGCATGCTTCCCCTACATTCCATCGAAGGTAAGCATAGTTCATCCAACATAACTTTCACGTATCAATATGACGTTCAGAACCCAACCAGCTGAAGTCTGTctaaaagaacaagaacaaaactAGAATCCTTTCCTTTATCAAAGTGCCATCAAATCAACTAAAGGAGTCATCTTTTCAAAGCTCAGGTAGACATAGCCTTGGAGTGTGCAAGACTACAACACAGGCTCTCCTTGCCGCCCTTGGAAATGGATGACTTCTCACAGAACAGTCTCGCCGACTCAAACAATGCCTCGCATTTGGGTGGCCATCAAGAAAGTGCAAGTCAAGCGGACGTCGTTTTGCGAGAGATCTTATCGGTTGCCTCGGCATCTCAGGAGCGGACGATGTGCAGCTCCGACTACCCTAATGTATTTGCTGGAAGCAGTACTCACTTCGATGAATTTGCATGTCTGTTGGGACTTGAGAGAAGAACAGAAGGCATGCCTTTTCCTGAAATAAACGACTTCGGAGAAGAGTTTAAGGAAGAGCATAAGACAGCGGAGAGTTCAACAGATGTAAGAATCAGTGAACTATCTGTATAAATCAGGACTAGCCATACTGCTTGCCTTCTCATATATGATTTGGTTCTGTAAGCAGATAGATTTAGAAGATCAACGCAGTATTTTTTAAGGTTGCAGAGATAGTGCTTTCGAAGATTCGCTATTCTATCATTAAACTAGTCCAGGATGGGATGCAGGAGGAGAAGCCGATCATCTCTGAGATTAATTGCCAGCTTCATCGCTGATGGAATCTACCAAGATGGCAACATATCGAGCCTTTGCGTTTGAGAGATTAGAAGTACATGTCGATGGTTTTAGCAGGTTTCAGGCGCACAACCTCATGAAGAACAGCGAGGCTATACCAAGTCACGTAAACGCTCCCTCTTAATCCACCCATAGAACACGCAGTGGCATGCCGCAAGTTGCTTCAGTTATCATCTCAGGGAAGACGATCCATCAAAGATGTCAAAGACATAGAGAAGGGAAACCCTGATATTGCAACCAAGAAAAAGATGGAAGATGACATTTTTGTTTCCATGGATGGAAGATAGTGATCTTGTGCTTTTTTACAAATGTACAGTTAATTATGGATTTGCCTCTGACAAGGCAAATTATTACACTACCACTGTAATCCAAATCCTCGTTGTTGGCATTCAAACCTAAACTTACGTAGTAGTGATTGATAAGGGAAATATCTTCCAATCAGGGGTTGACACTTGGCAGTTCAATcggtgataccacctctgtccccATCCcaaaataatttaaatcaaaaaaattatgCTTTATCCATATTCCGAACCAAaatccaaaatataatatttgaggatattaaaaaattaaaattttatttatatttataaaacttGTTTAGTGTATAAATCATTCAACACATTACTTGATAATTTCATAAAGTCTAACATCAACTCAAAAATCATTAATAATCTTATATaaatccattttttgatttattcatgTCATTCTTATATAAGGGCATGTTAATTTTCTCTGTATCGTTCTAATTTTATCGAATgtctccaaatgaattatgactcAATCAATAactaagtcatatatatatatatatatatatatatatatatataatataatataatataaaaagacATATCAAACACTATAATAATCgaaaacaaatttaattttctcAAAATTTACATTTCGTTTGTTACTAATTTAAGTATCAAAGAGACCATAAAACTAATACGATCTTGATCTTCGTACAGATCGAATACTTGAAACTTTTGATCAAACCTAAAAACTTCTTGAAAATATGAGTTCAAATCAAGTCGGACTAACCTAATCATCACCGACATCATCCTCTAATGTTTTGATATTAGAATATTATTCTCTTGACCAAATGCTATTTTACGCTTGCCCACAAACCTTCACCCTCAAAGGCCATAATTCAAATTACCAATTcttgataaaaaagaaagaaaaaagctaATAAAATTATCAATTCTTGACAACTGAGTGTGAGAATTGTtgctcaaaaaaattattattagattATTTAGCATGCAATTGACCACAAACTCATGACATATTGTTAATATCTTGATGCCACTCCAAATGTACAGCCACCACTTCATTGCCACCACCAATCTCCTCCACCCATTTAAACAGCCCAATCCTCTCTCGGTTCTCTTTTAGCTGCCTCTCTTCCTTCCCACCCCACTTCTGCTGCCTTTCCTGCCTTCAATTCTCTCGCCCGGAGGATCACCAAGTCAAGCAATGGCTTCTGCCGCAGTCACCGCTGCAGTTTCCCTCCCTTCCTCCAAGCCATCCCTCTCCCCTGCCTCCCTCGAGCGAATCAGCTTCCACAAGGTGAGCCCCGCACGTCAATCCTTCCTCGAAGGTTGCTTGTCGTGTCGTGTCATCATCCCGATCACTGCCTGATGCTGAATTCTATCAGACATGCTTGCACCCACGAAGCACCGCTGCAGCTAAAGCAGGCAGGTTGGTCACGGTCAGAGCACAGGTCACGACCGAGGCTCCTGCCAAGGTAGCCAAGGTGTCGAAGAAGGACGACGAGGGCGTCGTCACCAACAAGTACAAACCCAAGGAGCCATACATCGGGAGGTGCCTCATCAACACTAAGATCACCGGAGACGACGCACCCGGAGAGACCAACCACATAGTCTTCAGCACCGAGGGTATCCGTTTACTCTCTGCCTTTGTTTTGGTTAGCAAGCTGCGTACCTCTGAGATTTGTTGTGTGGCTATTCGCAGGGGAGATTCCCTACAGAGAAGGTCAATCGATAGGCGTGATCGCTGATGGGATCGACAAGAACGGGAAGCCACACAAGCTGAGGCTCTACTCGATCGCCAGTAGCGCTATTGGGGATTTTGGAGACTCCAAGACCGTGAGTCTGACAACTGCATCTCTCTCAGACATTTCGTCATACAGATACAAGTGAAGCGTTTTTCTTATAAACTTTCAACCTTTGATGCGTAAATGCTTGGAATGCATACTATCTTCACATCCTTAGTTCCGTTTCTCAAATTTAAGTGACtatagttgaagatcatgaattgGTTGATTGATTTTGATGGATGCATGTTTGGCACAGTCTTCATTGGATCACTTGATTGTATGATTTGATTCCACAGGTTTCCCTCTGTGTGAAGAGGCTTGTTTATACAAATGAACAAGGAGAGATAGTGAAAGGAGTCTGCTCCAACTTCCTATGTAAGGATTGATATTAGTACTACTCCAAAAAGCTTTCCCTAAAGTGACTTGATTTAAGTTTGATGGTTGTTCTGCTAATATGTTTCAGGTGACCTCAAGCCTGGTGCTGCAGTTAAGATTACCGGACCGGTTGGGAAGGAGATGCTTATGCCTAAAGATCCCAATGCAACTGTCGTAATGGTACATATGATAGCATGATGCAGACAGTTCTACTTAATCTAACATGTAAATTTGCATGTCCTTATTGGGACTTCTTCATTGCAGCTTGGAACAGGGACTGGTATTGCTCCTTTCAGAGCATTCCTGTGGAAAATGTTCTTTGAGAAGCATGAAAACTACAAGGTAATGTTGCTTCCTGTATGATGTGTTAAGAAGAGTAATTGAAATCTACTAGTGAGATTAATCAGCCATATGTAAATGACCTGTATCAATTGGAGCGCTTGATTTGCACATTGATATCTGTCCTTCCATTTGATTCTTTGGGAAAAGTTTAAGAGAGTTTGACTGATAAGGTGTCATGCAGTTCAATGGACTTGCATGGCTCTTTTTGGGAGTTCCTACAAGCAGCTCTTTGCTCTACAAGGAGGTGAGACTGTAACAAGCTTTGAtgacttctcctcttccttctggtGTTCAAAAACAAATGGCCTTGCATTGCTAGCTTCTCTGCTTTGGATCTCCAGGAATTTGAGAAGATGAAAGAGTTGGCACCCGA
The DNA window shown above is from Musa acuminata AAA Group cultivar baxijiao chromosome BXJ2-4, Cavendish_Baxijiao_AAA, whole genome shotgun sequence and carries:
- the LOC103977106 gene encoding NAC domain-containing protein 54-like, coding for MAPVTLPPGFRFHPTDEELVGYYLKRKINGHNLELEIIPEVDLYKCEPWELPEKSFLPSKDLEWYYFSPRDRKYPNGSRTNRATQSGYWKATGKDRRVSSQRRAVGMKKTLVYYRGRAPHGSRTDWVMHEYRLDENECETTASGLQDSYALCRVFKKSAPGPKILEHYGSSCKGSTELSPTVNGNCHPFPPEICSSKMVQGSSPNVSASADVKWMQYLSPEAFTDTPPFFDPACFPYIPSKVDIALECARLQHRLSLPPLEMDDFSQNSLADSNNASHLGGHQESASQADVVLREILSVASASQERTMCSSDYPNVFAGSSTHFDEFACLLGLERRTEGMPFPEINDFGEEFKEEHKTAESSTDVRISELSV
- the LOC103977096 gene encoding ferredoxin--NADP reductase, leaf isozyme, chloroplastic, yielding MASAAVTAAVSLPSSKPSLSPASLERISFHKTCLHPRSTAAAKAGRLVTVRAQVTTEAPAKVAKVSKKDDEGVVTNKYKPKEPYIGRCLINTKITGDDAPGETNHIVFSTEGEIPYREGQSIGVIADGIDKNGKPHKLRLYSIASSAIGDFGDSKTVSLCVKRLVYTNEQGEIVKGVCSNFLCDLKPGAAVKITGPVGKEMLMPKDPNATVVMLGTGTGIAPFRAFLWKMFFEKHENYKFNGLAWLFLGVPTSSSLLYKEEFEKMKELAPENFRLDFAVSREQTNEKGEKMYIQTRMAQYASELWELLKKDNTFVYMCGLKGMEKGIDDIMVSLAAKDGIDWLTYKRELKKAEQWNVEVY